The genomic stretch GGGCTCGTCTAGAACCTCTTCAAACGATTCAATTACAGACGCATAAGGAATTTTATATTACAGAAGAAGTTGCTGTAAGGCTGCGCAAATCATTTCGTGGTAACTTTGCCATTTGCTGCGGTGCCCATCTCGACCAGATTACAAAAGAAGAAATTCCGCTTTTAACAGAACTGGCGGTTCAGTTAGGAGATGAATTAATACAGAAACTAAGTACAAGCTAAAAAGGTTGAATTTTTATTCCTTATGTTTTTACTCTCCACTTTTGACTTAATAGTTCTTAGTGAATCTATTTCGATTCTAGTAAGTTGATTTTAGGGAATAATGAATTAAATAAATAGGGCTAGATCACAAGTTATCCAGCGGAGGAGTTATAACACATGGGGAAAAAAGAACTGTTGTATCAAGATGCGAAGGCAAACGTAGTACGTAAACCAAGCGAGTGGAAAGTGTTCGACCAGAGATACGCATACAGCGGGAACGATTTAGGGGCGAGTTACCATTCAGGCAAAGTAACATTAAAACTATGGGCACCCCTTGCAGAAGCAGTTACTGTTTACTTATACGATAAAAATGATGACACCCAGCTTGCAGGTCAGTTTCCTCTTATTAAAGAAGATCGCGGGGTGTGGGCTATCCATCTATTGCCTTCACAGCTCGGTACAGATGATTTATGCGGATACTTTTATCAGTACGAAGTAACGAATGAAGGAGTGGCCCGAAAAGTGCTGGACCCTTACGCCAAATCAATGGCTCCTTCGAGGGTTAATACTACGGGCGATGCGGGAAGCGATGGCGACAAAATAGGAAAAGCAGCAATCGTAAATCTCGCAAATACGGCTCCTGATCACTTTGATTTTGCACATATAGAAGGTTATAAGAAAAGGGAAGACGCGATAATATGGGAAATCCATGTACGAGATTTTACTTCTGATCCGGCGATAGAAGGTGAACTTTCAGCAAGATGGGGTACATATAGAGCTTTCGTAGATAAGCTTGATTATATTCGATCTCTTGGAGTGACACATGTACAATTGCTGCCCGTGATGGCTTGGTATTATGGTGACGAGACCAAAATGGGGGAGAGGGAACTCCATCATTCCGCTATAAACAATGAGTACAACTGGGGCTATGATCCAAAGCATTATTTTTCGCCTACTGGAGCTTATTCTGAGAATCCAGCAGATCCTCTGCTGCGCATTAAAGAACTGAAAATGCTGATTCATGCGATTCATCAGGCAGGAATGGGTGTGATTTTAGATGTGGTTTATACGCATATGGCCATTGTGGACTTCCTGAATAATATCGTACCTGGGTATTATGCTTGGCAGGATGCAGATGGTGAGTTTATTGGAGCATTTGGCAACAATCTAGCTACAGACCGTG from Paenibacillus polygoni encodes the following:
- the lpdD gene encoding prenylated flavin chaperone LpdD; this encodes MIVLEKKSGRIHLQLQAIFMGEDVVVLITGGDRPHLGTITAGARLEPLQTIQLQTHKEFYITEEVAVRLRKSFRGNFAICCGAHLDQITKEEIPLLTELAVQLGDELIQKLSTS